Proteins from a single region of Thermodesulfobacteriota bacterium:
- a CDS encoding YihY/virulence factor BrkB family protein, which yields MHELVRRLNDFLARELWYIDTGSLDGFRAFLVKVLRLIYVSVREFSEGELTLRAMSLVYTTLLSLVPLLAFSFSILKAFGVHNELEPLLYNFLEPLGPQGNEIAQKILEFVENMKVGVLGSLGLAILIYTVISLVQKIEDALNHIWKIKKGRSVVRRLSDYISIIIIGPVLMFTAIGLNASLSSNAMVQKLIAIEPFGTLIYYGSKLVPYIVVSIAHTFVYMIIPNTKVKIDSALLGGVVAGVMWQTTGWAFTSFVASSTKYPAIYSSFAVIILFMIWLYLSWLILLIGAQISFCHQNLKFLTLKKEAFHLSNRLKEKISFLIMFLIGYNYYHDRHRWTLDLLVDRLGLPEEPIQNALSQLEKKKLVIETADEPPTYLPARDLETIRLKEILDSTRADGQNNHLEHKIYSVPEVDSVVERVDESIGSALGEETIKDIVLSHKKDI from the coding sequence ATGCATGAATTGGTTAGAAGACTGAACGACTTCCTGGCCAGGGAGCTCTGGTATATTGACACCGGCTCCCTCGATGGTTTCCGGGCTTTCCTGGTAAAGGTACTCAGGCTAATTTATGTATCCGTCCGTGAGTTCTCCGAGGGTGAACTCACGTTGAGGGCCATGAGCCTCGTCTACACCACCCTTCTCTCCCTGGTCCCTCTACTTGCTTTTAGCTTCTCCATACTCAAAGCCTTTGGGGTTCATAACGAACTAGAGCCATTACTCTACAATTTCCTCGAACCGCTCGGCCCTCAGGGTAATGAAATAGCCCAGAAGATTTTAGAGTTCGTAGAGAATATGAAAGTCGGCGTTCTGGGTTCCCTCGGACTGGCAATTTTGATCTATACGGTCATATCCCTCGTCCAAAAGATTGAAGACGCGCTAAACCACATATGGAAGATAAAAAAAGGGAGGAGTGTTGTAAGAAGGCTTAGCGACTATATAAGCATAATCATAATCGGCCCGGTTCTTATGTTCACCGCAATCGGACTCAATGCCTCTCTTTCCAGCAATGCCATGGTGCAAAAACTGATCGCCATAGAACCCTTCGGCACGCTGATCTACTACGGGAGCAAACTGGTTCCGTACATCGTGGTCAGCATAGCCCATACCTTCGTTTACATGATAATACCCAACACTAAGGTGAAGATAGATTCCGCACTCTTGGGCGGCGTGGTTGCCGGGGTAATGTGGCAGACCACCGGCTGGGCGTTCACCTCTTTTGTAGCATCATCGACAAAATATCCGGCAATATACTCCAGTTTTGCAGTGATCATACTTTTCATGATATGGCTATACCTGAGCTGGCTCATACTTTTGATAGGTGCTCAAATCTCTTTCTGCCACCAGAATCTGAAATTCTTGACCTTGAAAAAAGAGGCTTTTCACTTAAGCAACCGGTTGAAAGAGAAAATCTCTTTTCTGATAATGTTCCTCATCGGCTATAACTACTACCACGATAGGCACCGCTGGACATTGGACTTGCTGGTAGACCGCCTGGGGCTTCCGGAAGAGCCCATCCAGAACGCCCTGAGCCAGCTAGAGAAGAAGAAGCTGGTCATCGAGACGGCGGATGAACCCCCCACATATCTTCCGGCGAGGGACCTTGAAACCATCAGGCTTAAAGAAATACTCGATTCCACCAGAGCCGACGGCCAAAATAATCATTTAGAACATAAAATTTACTCAGTTCCGGAAGTTGATTCGGTTGTGGAAAGGGTTGATGAATCCATCGGAAGCGCCCTCGGTGAGGAAACTATCAAGGACATAGTACTTTCTCATAAAAAAGATATATAA
- a CDS encoding ABC transporter ATP-binding protein: MESSELDIIAEGVAKSYGNFQALKGLNLRVKKGEFLSIFGPNGAGKTTLIKLLSTLTKPTSGRLIISNHDIKKEPDKVRSLVGVISHDPYLYESLSAVENIRFFAEMYGLPHPVERAFELVKEVGLESRMYDLVRTFSRGMKQRLAVARAIVHAPKILLLDEPYTGLDQNGARIFGEMLRWLKSDGRTIIMTTHNIAEGLEISDRVSILSGGRIVYESQIDGVEKERFNEIYLEKVNL; this comes from the coding sequence GTGGAAAGCAGCGAGTTAGATATAATTGCCGAGGGTGTAGCGAAATCCTACGGAAATTTTCAGGCTCTCAAGGGACTAAATTTAAGAGTAAAAAAAGGTGAATTTCTTTCCATCTTCGGTCCCAACGGAGCGGGCAAAACAACACTCATAAAATTACTTTCCACGCTTACCAAGCCTACTTCGGGAAGATTAATCATATCCAATCATGATATAAAAAAAGAGCCGGATAAGGTGCGTAGTCTGGTCGGTGTAATCTCCCATGACCCTTATCTTTACGAAAGTTTGAGCGCCGTAGAGAATATTAGATTCTTCGCCGAAATGTATGGTCTCCCCCATCCGGTAGAGAGGGCCTTCGAGTTGGTCAAAGAGGTCGGACTGGAGAGCAGGATGTACGACCTGGTGAGGACCTTTTCTCGCGGGATGAAACAGCGCCTGGCCGTTGCCCGGGCGATTGTCCACGCCCCCAAGATTCTACTCCTGGACGAGCCCTACACCGGTTTAGACCAGAATGGGGCCAGGATATTTGGGGAGATGCTCAGATGGCTTAAGTCGGACGGCAGAACGATTATAATGACCACGCACAATATTGCCGAGGGACTAGAGATAAGTGACCGGGTCTCGATTTTAAGCGGAGGCAGAATCGTTTACGAAAGTCAAATAGATGGAGTTGAAAAGGAAAGGTTCAATGAGATTTATCTTGAGAAGGTGAACTTATAA